The proteins below come from a single Nitrosospira sp. Is2 genomic window:
- the greB gene encoding transcription elongation factor GreB yields the protein MSKAFTKETEPDNDFGEEEVNSPLPPLPAGSKNYITPAGHQRLMDEFQWLMNKERPQVTATVAWAAANGDRSENADYIYGKKRLREIDRRIRFLTRRLDIAEVVDPVAPRDDETRVFFGATVTFANQKGEAKTISIVGVDEIDTSRGYISWVSPMARALIKAQEGTVVTLHAPGGTEELEILQVRYRTIPIEPFGKANGDAQP from the coding sequence ATGAGCAAGGCGTTTACCAAAGAAACCGAGCCGGATAACGATTTCGGGGAAGAGGAGGTAAACAGTCCCCTGCCGCCATTGCCTGCGGGGAGCAAAAACTACATCACCCCAGCAGGGCACCAACGCCTGATGGACGAGTTTCAATGGCTGATGAATAAGGAGCGCCCCCAGGTGACTGCAACCGTGGCGTGGGCGGCTGCAAACGGCGACCGCTCGGAGAATGCCGATTATATTTACGGTAAGAAACGTCTGCGTGAAATCGACCGTCGCATTCGTTTTCTTACCCGGCGACTGGACATCGCTGAAGTCGTCGACCCAGTCGCACCGCGTGACGATGAAACGCGGGTTTTCTTCGGCGCCACCGTGACGTTTGCCAATCAGAAAGGTGAAGCGAAAACCATTTCAATTGTCGGAGTCGATGAAATTGACACCTCTCGCGGATATATCAGCTGGGTTTCTCCCATGGCGCGAGCACTGATCAAGGCGCAAGAAGGCACCGTGGTGACCCTGCACGCACCGGGAGGAACTGAAGAGCTTGAAATCCTCCAAGTCAGATATCGTACGATTCCAATCGAGCCGTTTGGAAAAGCGAATGGGGATGCACAACCGTGA